In the Candidatus Bathyarchaeia archaeon genome, CGAAAGTAGCAGTTATAGTGTATGGCCCTGGAACGGGTGGAGTCCACTCATATGCATAGTTGCCTAAAGTATCGCTTATGGCGTAGCCTATTTCTTGGGTATTGCCGTTAGGGTCAATTGCAGTTAAATATACAGTTACGCCGGTTACCTCGTCGGGTTTGGGTTTCTGCAGGTACACGTACTCCATCCAGTCATCCATGCTTTCATCAGAAACAGCAGGAACGCCATTTGGGAAACGTTTTGCCTGTTCGTTTTGGCTTGTACCAGGGGATGTGTCAACTACTGTGCCTTCAATAAGCACGCTGTTGCCGAGTGTTGAAATCTTTGGAGAACAAGTAACGGTGGTTGCGCTGGAACCTTTGCCGATGCAGTAGATTTGATTGTCGTAGTAGTTGTAGTAGGTTAGGAAGCCGTCCGCAAGCGCAGCGGTCGATGAACCTGGACCTCCAGTTTGACCAGCCCAACTCATTATTGACCAAAGTTCTTCGCCGGAAAATGCGTCTATGCATCGGACCTGTTCATCTTTGTATAAGGGATAGTTGGGTGAGTGTTCGTTGTTGAAGACGTAGACTTTGCCATCGGCTATTGCTGCTATGAAAGTTGGGTAAAGCCCCCAAGGTGTTTCCGCGCCGCTTTGGGTGTTGTTGTATTTCCAGACCATTTCTCCAGTCAGCGTGTTGTAGCAGTATATTTCTCCACCGTAGCCTTGAGTGTAGATGTTGCCGTAAGCAGCAAAGCCTACCTGACCTGCACCCAAACCGCTGCCATAATAGCCGAAGTCACGTACTTCTGTCTGGGTTGGTCCCCACAGAGGCTCGCCTGAATCTAAACTGTAACCCAGCCACTGCATAGTTTCAGTGTCATACATTGTCCACACTCGATTGACGATGTCCACTGGACCCATCTTTCGTGTGATGTTACCTTCAGGGGCGGGGTAACTCCGTATCCAGAGCAAGTCGCCTCTTGTTGAGGGGTCATCGCTTAAAGCCCAAACGGTGTAGGGGTCAGGGGTGAAGCTGGTTCCGAAACCATTTACGTTGCTGCTTGTGCCAAGGATTATATCACCCGGAAGTACTTGATAGATACTGGCCATTGAGTTTCCAGGTAGGTCAGGGATTGTAACGTTCCAGCTGTAGGCTTGGCTCATGTTAACAGATTTTCCATTAGGTCGCCATTGATATGCATCTGTACCTGTACCTATAGCCCCCTGTAGTCCTTGTTGTTCTGCAGTGCTGTTCCATAATGCCATCCAGTGCCCCATGGCGTTTAGTTGGTATCTGACTATTTCGCCGTCAGGCAAGTAAACTTCGGTTCCTGAGCCGACGCCGGTTAAGTTGTACAACCATTGCCCTGAAAATGCATCATATGCGACCCAGCTTTCGGGTGCTGCCATGCCAAAGAAGCCGCCGCCACCGTTTACCTGCCAGAGAATACCGCCGACAACACCATGTTGATTCATCGATTCATAGTCGTAGAGTTGCCCTTTTGAGGGCGCTGGGTTAGTACGGGTTCCAAGGTCATCTAGGTACCACAATTCTTCGCCAGTGCGCAAGTCAATGCACAGGTATCCGCCGTTTCCGCCTTCATGCCCTAGGGGTAAGTTGAAGTAAAGTCGACCATACATTATGATTGCGTTTTGGAATCTACCCTCGTATGAACCGCCTGAGTAAAAGCCAACATCAGAAATTTCGCTGCTTCCGCCGACGATGCCTCCGAACTCTATTGGTTTAGTCCACATGACGTGAGAGGTATCTGGTGCAGCACCATCTTTTTGCCAGAGGTCACCGCCTCCAAATCCGCCAGCACCCAACTGTGCTCCTAAAAGCCAGTTTGAGGTTATGCTTGCCCAATTTGTGTTTTGTCCTTCAATTGGGCGGGTCCAGTATTCAGTTGGAAGGGGGTAAGTTTCAGGGGTTTTTGCCTCTTCAGTTTGAACGGTTAGAGTTGCGGTTGTACTGCTTGGGAGGTAGTTGTCGCCCACATAGGCTAATCCGCCCATCATAGACAGCATGGGTTCTGTTGGTTCAACAGCAATGCCGTTTGTCGGGTTAACTAAACCCAAAACTTGTCCAGTGTAGGAAAATTCGAAAGTGTATGTGCCGATTTGGTCAGGCGTGTAGATTGTGAATGCAGAGCCAGTGGGGTCAGAAACGAAGGGCCCTAGATTTTCAATGCCGCCATCGGGTTTAGTAACTTCGACGTAGAAGTCGTGCCATCTGTCGCCTGCGATGCCGTATGCCGTGGGTGGCGCGCCATGAAGCCACATAACAACGAAAACATTTTGGTTAACGCCTGCGGGGTCAGGTGAAAGGGACAGGTAAGCGTAAGTGGGAATGTCTATGGGAGGGTCATGCGCGGCAACGGGGACAGCAACTATTGAGACAGTAAAGGACAGCAACAGAAGCAAAGCAGCGAGGGTAAGCGTTTTATTTTTACGAAGTAACAAGTTCCGATTTTTTTCAGACATGTTCCTTTTTTCTCCTTGTTAAGGAATAATCAGGAAAAAGCGCCAAAACCTCTTAAGAAATCGCGGTGTATTATAGACACAACTGTAGAAAACCTGAAATAAGCACAGCAACATAAATGCCAATAGCTAAGACGTGTGAGAGGAGAGAGAAGATGATATCATACGTTGATGAGGAGTATGTTCATAGCCTTCAGAAGATTGGGCTGACCGCTCTTCAGGCAAAAATCTACATGGTTATGGTTCGTTCGGGGAAAGATAAGACATTAGCTATTTCGAGAAAGGCGGATGTTGATCGCTCTAACACTTACCGTACAATTTTGCAACTTCAAAAAATGGGGTTAGTTACAAAAATATTGGGCACACCCAACCTGTATATGGCAACCCCACTTGAGGATGCAGTTTCAGCGCTTATAGAACGTAAAAAAACGGAATATCAAGTAATGCAAGAAGTTGCTGATGAGTTAAAAAGAATGGCTCCTGAAAAGGAATGTGGAGCCAGGGAAAAGGAACCGATATTTTTCATCGTTAAGATGACAAAAGAGAGGATGTTAAAATCGGTAAAAACGTGCTGCAGGTTGGCGCAAGAAAAAATTGACCTTTTGTTTGACAAGCAGATGCTTTTTTCCACTGTGGTTGGTTTAGTGGACCATCAACTTGGCTGTGTTAAACGCGGGGTCAAATACCGGCTAATAAGCGAGCAGGTTAATTTAGAGGCAACTCCAGAATTGTTACGATTGATTGCAGAGCCCAATTTCCAAATCAGGTATATTACGGGTAAACCTAAAACAGAGTTGGTTTTGGTTGACGATAAACAAATGGTGCTATATTTAGTGCCAAATGAAGGCGTTGCATATAAAACTCATCTGTTTACCGACCACCCAGGCTGTATAGAAATTTTTGGGAGCCATTTCGAGAAAATCTGGAATGAAGCACACGAGTACAAACCAGATTTGGGTAGGCAAAGTGCATTGAACCGCAATTAAATTGAAGGCACCTGATTGGATAAGGCGCCGAAGATTATGGAAGCAGTCGTTGGCGGCAGTAGTTTTTGTGTTGCCGCTCGTTTATGACCCCCCTATCAAGGTGCCCATCAGGTAAGGTGATTTGCTTGGTGAACATGCACTGCTAAAGGGTGAAATAACAGAACAGACAAAAAACTATGAAACAGGCGCTAAGTTATGTGCAAATCAAGAACTATCTGATGCCAGTTTGGGCCAGTGTGCCTGACCACTCGTGCATAAGAAAAATGCGCAACAACGCTTAACTCGTTGAGTCGCTCAGCCACTCGCTGTTTTGCCTGCTCTATGGGGTCATCAGTTTTAGATGCGTGCTCAAATAAATGAACATGCAGCCAACCCCCGGAGGGCTTGAGTGCAGAAACCGCAACGGGTAAGTATTCAAGGGCTTTTTCGGGCAAAGGCATCAAAACGCGGTCTGCACAGCCTTGCAGGTAGTTTTCGATTAAGGGTTTAGCGTCGCCAAGCATTGGAGTCACCTGACGGTGGACATTGTTGAGTTGGATGTTTTTCTGCATAAACGTAAAAGCTTGAGGGTTAATGTCAAGGGAGTAAACCGTTGCGGAAGGCATCTGCTTGGCGATAAGTATGCTAAAGCAGCCTACTCCCGCGAACATGTTCACCACCACTTCGTTGGGTTGAATTAGCCTGGCGATGCGTTGGCGTTCACCTTGCAGGCGAGGCGAGAAGTAACAGGAAGCCAAATCAACAGAGAAGATGCATCCGGCTTCCTTGTGTTGGGTGTGGGTACGGTTTTCTCCGCCGATGCAGATTAGCTTGCGTAACCGATATTCCCCCTTAACCGAGGACTCCTGAGCGAAGACCGCTTGGACATTTCGGTGAATACTCATTAGGGTTTCTGCGACTACTTTGGCGTTGCTGGTGATAGGGTGGGGCAGTTTAAGCACAACTATATCGCCCACTATATCAAAGGCGTTATAGACGTTAATTGGGTTGTCAGGTTTTCTCACTTGTCCCAAGGCGTTTTTGAGCGTAGTACGCAAAGTTTACCCTTCATTGATGTAAGGTTACTGAAAACGTTTAAAAGCACAAAAAGTTTCCTTCTACCGAGAGGAAGCTTTCATGGAAAAATCTGGTATCGTTTATGAATGTATGCGTTGCGGTGCAAGGGTTCCTGCTGAAGAGTTGGAGCTTCGCGGCGGAGAAACCAAATGTATAATCTGCGGCTACCGCATTCTGAAAAAGGTTAAGCCACCAGTGGTTAAACGCATTCAAGCGAAATAGAAAGAAAATGAGAAAAACGCGCTGCGTTTTTGACGCGGCGCATACTCTGTGTTTTACAGCCCTTTTTTTGGTTTAGTAAAATTCGCCATCTCCAAACTTTCGTAACGCTTTTCCCTTCAGCTTTACAGGAACATCGATGTCTTCGTCAAAGCTTTTTTCGGTGGTTATGCGTCTCACGGTTTCACCGCAGATGCCTTGTGGAAGCAAACGCCGTTTCATACACATGGAATATTGGCAGTTGGCGACGCTGCATGCTTCTTCAGTCCATTTACACATTACTCCATCGCGTCGGTACAAAGCGGAGTTTTTGGCGCATTTAAAGGATGGGCATTTTGGAGAACAAGCTTTGGATTGAGCCAACAGGCATACACCTCTAATGTTTCTTTAAAGAATTTAATGCTGCATCAATACACTATTGATACGCATATTTCCTGAAGGGCATATAAATTTTTTTCCTAAAGTTCTCCCGTTATTTCATTTGGTTATGGAGATGCTCGGGAAAGCCTAAAGCTAACCCGTCTCAGAACCTCCAGAACTCCAACCACTAAAATGGCGGCTATGATTAGAAGCACCGTAGTGAGCAAACTTGCATCTACTAATGCGCCACCGAAGACCACATATTTGCCCATGGTAAGGGTGACCGTTGTGGGTGAATTAACTTCCACGTTTGAAGCCACAAAAGAGGTGGGGTTTCCAGCAGGAGAAGCAGTTATCTCCAAGTTTCCGCCCAAGATGCTGTTAAAAGTTGCTAAGCCATCATTTTGGGTTGTTGCGGTCTGTGTGTTCATGCCAGTTCGAATTAGTTGTACGTCCACGTTGTTTATTGGGTTGCCAAAGTAGTCCACAACTTTCACGGAGACATCTAGGTTTGAAAGGGCACAGCGAATTTGGCTGTTAGTGTTTGATAGGACACTGATTATTGTTTCATTTATGAGAACGTTGTTTGAGGTGTAGACGTTTAATCGATACTGTCCAAAGGTCACTTGCAGTTGGACATTTCCGTTACTGTTCGTGTTTTCGCTGTAAAAGATGCCGCTTTCTTGCTCAATGAAGGTGATGCGCACGTCGGGTATCGCGGCGTTGTTGTTGTCAACTACGTTAAGGGTTAAGGTTTTATCGGGGCACAAAATCGTAACCATCACAGTATCTTGGGCGGGTGGATTAGTGAGGGTGTTGTTTCCGCTGTTGAAAACGGTGTCATATTTTTCCGCTTCAATATTGTAGTTTACGTGAGGAAGCGTAGAGTTGAAAGTGTATGTACCTGAAAGGTCTGTTTGGCCTGAGGCGGTGGCTGTTTGGGTGCTGCCTGAACGGGTTACGTAGTTGTATGTGATGTTCAGGTTGGTGAAGGGAATAACCACGCCGTTATTGTTTTGAACGGTTACTTTTAGGTTGGTTAACTCACAGGTGACGGCGTTGCGGCTGCTTCCAGTTACAGTCAGGTCTAAAGTGCCCACGTTGACCTGATTCCAATAAGCGTTGACTGTTACGTCGCCTTTTTCTAGGCTAATTGTGGCTTCACCATTGCTGTTTGTGGTGTTTGAGTACACCACGCCCGAACCATCTACATCTATCGCTTCAAGCAGTATGCCCGAAACAAGGTCTCCAGCCAAGTTCACGGTAGTTAAGGTCACGGGGTAGCCGACGACGTCAAAGGTTTGGACGTCAGCAATGTTTTTTGAAGGCGTAATTGTTGGGGTTATGGTTACAGTGTAGGTTCCGAGTTCAGCGTTAACGGGGATTTGGTAGGTTGCGTTTATGATGCCTTGGGCTGAGGCGGTTACGGTTTGGGAGGAGAGGATGCTGTTGTTGTATTGGATGGCTATCGTGGCGCCTTGGTTTGGCTGGTAGCCGACGGCGTTTATTTTGACGTTGTCTTCTCGGTGGTATTGGGTCAGGTCGGTGAAGCCGATTTTGAAGGCTTGTTGTGCAAGGTTTTGTGTTCGGTTAAAGTAAGCTGTGTATGTACCAGCGTAGTTGGTGGTTGCGCCGGATGGTGAGAAGGTTGTGTCAGGGTAATTAACTGTGGTTTGGGCTGTGCCCTTTGATGAAGTGGTTAAGGTAACGGTTTTTGTGAAGTTTGTGCCAAGGTCAGGGGGCAAGGTGACGGTGATTTCGGCGTTGTATGAGGTGTTGGGTTCCCCACCTGTAATGGTTACGTTTAGGGGAACGCGGTTTCCCTCTTGAAGGACAGAAGGCGCAGAGGGAATAATGGGTTTAATTGAGTATGCAGTGAGAATGGGGAAAGCTATTGAGGTGTTTTGACCGTACGCAACATCGGTCAAGGTGAGGTTATAGGTGCCAGTTGTGATTTCGGGGATTGTGAAGTTCGCGCTAACAAAGTAGCCCTCTGAAGTCCCCGAGGACACAAGTTGGTCGTCGTAGTAAAGGTTGTAGGTGCCATTGTAGGTGTCGGTGGATGCAAGCAGGGTTACGGGTTGACCTACCGTTGCGTTTTGAAGCTGTTCAAAGCTTCCCTGTGCTGTTACATAAAAAATCATCAAACCATACGGTGATTGCCCCGAAACTTGGGGACTTGCAGATGAGGTAAACAGAAGGGCTGTGCCCAATAGAATTAACAAGGCAAGGGTAACGGCTTTTTGCTTCATCCAGATGACTCCTATGTGCGGTAAAGTTTACTCTTCGAGATTGAACACTTACTATCT is a window encoding:
- a CDS encoding PQQ-binding-like beta-propeller repeat protein, whose amino-acid sequence is MSEKNRNLLLRKNKTLTLAALLLLLSFTVSIVAVPVAAHDPPIDIPTYAYLSLSPDPAGVNQNVFVVMWLHGAPPTAYGIAGDRWHDFYVEVTKPDGGIENLGPFVSDPTGSAFTIYTPDQIGTYTFEFSYTGQVLGLVNPTNGIAVEPTEPMLSMMGGLAYVGDNYLPSSTTATLTVQTEEAKTPETYPLPTEYWTRPIEGQNTNWASITSNWLLGAQLGAGGFGGGDLWQKDGAAPDTSHVMWTKPIEFGGIVGGSSEISDVGFYSGGSYEGRFQNAIIMYGRLYFNLPLGHEGGNGGYLCIDLRTGEELWYLDDLGTRTNPAPSKGQLYDYESMNQHGVVGGILWQVNGGGGFFGMAAPESWVAYDAFSGQWLYNLTGVGSGTEVYLPDGEIVRYQLNAMGHWMALWNSTAEQQGLQGAIGTGTDAYQWRPNGKSVNMSQAYSWNVTIPDLPGNSMASIYQVLPGDIILGTSSNVNGFGTSFTPDPYTVWALSDDPSTRGDLLWIRSYPAPEGNITRKMGPVDIVNRVWTMYDTETMQWLGYSLDSGEPLWGPTQTEVRDFGYYGSGLGAGQVGFAAYGNIYTQGYGGEIYCYNTLTGEMVWKYNNTQSGAETPWGLYPTFIAAIADGKVYVFNNEHSPNYPLYKDEQVRCIDAFSGEELWSIMSWAGQTGGPGSSTAALADGFLTYYNYYDNQIYCIGKGSSATTVTCSPKISTLGNSVLIEGTVVDTSPGTSQNEQAKRFPNGVPAVSDESMDDWMEYVYLQKPKPDEVTGVTVYLTAIDPNGNTQEIGYAISDTLGNYAYEWTPPVPGPYTITATFEGSGAYYCSEAGTAFIVSDAVAAEPTPTLTPTATAPPAPTPTPAQSVSPSPSEAPQPPTSNVPTTTYIAIGAAVVIIVAAAAFLVLRRRQ
- a CDS encoding TrmB family transcriptional regulator, translated to MISYVDEEYVHSLQKIGLTALQAKIYMVMVRSGKDKTLAISRKADVDRSNTYRTILQLQKMGLVTKILGTPNLYMATPLEDAVSALIERKKTEYQVMQEVADELKRMAPEKECGAREKEPIFFIVKMTKERMLKSVKTCCRLAQEKIDLLFDKQMLFSTVVGLVDHQLGCVKRGVKYRLISEQVNLEATPELLRLIAEPNFQIRYITGKPKTELVLVDDKQMVLYLVPNEGVAYKTHLFTDHPGCIEIFGSHFEKIWNEAHEYKPDLGRQSALNRN
- a CDS encoding class I SAM-dependent methyltransferase family protein, whose protein sequence is MRTTLKNALGQVRKPDNPINVYNAFDIVGDIVVLKLPHPITSNAKVVAETLMSIHRNVQAVFAQESSVKGEYRLRKLICIGGENRTHTQHKEAGCIFSVDLASCYFSPRLQGERQRIARLIQPNEVVVNMFAGVGCFSILIAKQMPSATVYSLDINPQAFTFMQKNIQLNNVHRQVTPMLGDAKPLIENYLQGCADRVLMPLPEKALEYLPVAVSALKPSGGWLHVHLFEHASKTDDPIEQAKQRVAERLNELSVVAHFSYARVVRHTGPNWHQIVLDLHIT
- a CDS encoding DNA-directed RNA polymerase subunit P, producing the protein MEKSGIVYECMRCGARVPAEELELRGGETKCIICGYRILKKVKPPVVKRIQAK